The Variovorax sp. PMC12 genome segment CACCGTGAGCGAGACCCGCACGCCCGCGCAGCAGAAGCTGTTCGACCGCATCGGCAGCAAGCTGAAGGCGCCGGGCTCGTTCTCCTTCGCGCTGCACGGCTATGACTCGATGCAGCTGCTGGCCCAGGCCATGAAGCAGGCCAACAGCACCGACGGCGCCGCCGTGCGTGCCGCGCTCGAAGACCTGAAGACGCCGGTGCAGGGCGTCCTCAAGACCTACGACAAGCCCTTCAGCAAGACCAACCACGAAGCCCTGACCGCCAAGGACCTGGTGTGGATCCGCTGGAAGGACGGCAAGCTGCTGCCCTACAGCGACGCGCTGATCGACGGCCTGAAGCCGGCCGACTTCAAGCAGTAAGCAAAGCAAGAAGCAAGAAGAGACACAGACCATGGTTGTAGCGCTCCTGCAGGCGCTCATCAGCGGGCTCGCCGTCGGCGGTGCCTATGCGCTGGTGGCGCTCGGATTCAGCATCACGTTCACGACGACCAAGACGCTGAACTTCTCGCACGGCGAGTTCGTCTCGGCCGGCGCGTTCATCGGCATGAGCGCTCTGTTCCTGGTGCTGGGCAAGCCTTTCGACTCCACCACCTTCGGCGACGCCATTCCCGGCGCGGGCGCGCAGCTCTTCGCGCTGGTGGCCGCGCTCGGCGTGATGGGGCTGCTGGGCTGGCTGCTCTACGTGCTGGGCGTGCGTCCGTTCGCGGGCCGCCCAGGCATGGCGTGGGTGATGAGCACGCTGGGCTTCGGCGTGATCCTGCAGAGCGTGGGCCTGGCCATCTGGGGCCCCAAGCCCGTGGTGGTGCCCGCGCCGGTGGGCGACACCGTGATCCGCATGTTCGGCGTGGGGGTACGCCCGCAGGAGCTGCTGACGCTGGGCGTGGCGGTGGTCGTGATGTTCGGCTTCGACCGCGTCATGAACCGCACCATGGTCGGCAAGGCCATGCGCGCGGTGGCGCAGAACGGCAACGTGGCCAGCCTGATGGGCATCAACACCAACGCGATGATGATCGGCGCCTTCGTCGTCAGCTCGGCGCTGGCGGGGCTCTCGGGCTTCCTGCTCGCGCCCATCGCGCAGGCATCGCTCTTCATGGGGCTGACCGTGGGGCTCAAGGGCTTCTCGGGCGCGATGATCGGCGGGCTGAGCAATCCGCGCGGCTGCGTGATCGGCGGCTTTTTGCTCGGCGTGCTCGAGTCGATGGTCAACCTGTGGCAGGCGCAGTGGCGTGAGGTGGCGGTGTTCGCGCTCGTCATCCTGGTGCTGGCCTTCCGGCCCACGGGCCTGTTCGGCCGCTCGACGGTGGAGAAGGTATGAAGCGCCTCGCCCACCCCGCCGGCGTGGTCGCGTTCGCGGCCGTGCTGATCGGCATCGTGTCGATGTCCGGCAACGACTACTACCTGCGCATCGCCTTCATGATGTGCGTCTACTACCTGTGCGCCGCCGGCATGAACGTGCTGGTGGGCTACGCGGGACAGAAATCGCTCGGCCAGGCCGGGCTGTTCGCGGCCGGCGCCTACGGCGTGGCGCTGCTGACTTCGCGCACCGACATGGACCCGTGGCTCGCGCTTGCGCTGGCCGCCGTCATCTCCGGCCTGTGCGGCGTGCTCATCGCGCTGCCTTCGCTGCGCGTGAAGGGGCCGTACCTGGCCATGGTCACGCTGGCCTTCGGCATCGTGGTGGAAAAGCTCGTGGGCGAATGGACCGACGTGTTCGGCGGCGCGCAGGGCATCTACGGCATCCGTCCGCTCACCTGGAAGGGCGCGCCGCTGGACACCACGCAGTGGGTCATCCTCGGCATCGTGCTGTGCGCGGCGCTGCACCTGCTGCTGCGCAACCTGCTGGGCGGGCGCTTCGGCCGCGCGCTGCTGTCGCTGCAGGCGGACGAGATCGCCTCGTCTTCGGTGGGCGTGCGCGTGTACCGCGCCAAGGTCATGGCCTTCGTGGTCGCGGCCGTCACCTGCGGCATCGCGGGCGCGCTGGTGGCGCAGCAGAACCAGTACATCAACTCCGACTTCATCACCTTCCACCTGTCGATCTTCATCCTGCTGCTGGTGCTGTTCGGCGGCGCGGGCTCGATGTACGGCCCGCTGGTGGGCGCGGTGCTGCTCACGCTGACCGACGCGCTGCTGGCGCGCTGGCCCTCGGCGCAGCACTTCCTCTACGGCTTCCTGCTGCTGTTCGCGCTGTACGTGATGCCGGGCGGCGTGGTGGGCCTGTTCAACAAGTGGTTCATGAAGTCGCGCCATCGCGGCGAAGGCGCGGGCGGCAAAGGCGTGCCCGGCCAGATCGGCCCCGGCGGCGAAGGCGAACTGCTGGTGGTGCAGGGCGTGACCAAGTCCTATGGCGGCGTGAAGCCGGCGCAGGACGTGTCGTTCCGCCTGCAGCGCGGCCACATCCATGCGCTGATCGGGCCCAACGGCGCGGGCAAGAGCACCATGATCAACATGCTCACCGGCGTGATCGAACCCGATGCGGGCGTGATCCGCTTCCTGGGCCAGAACATCGTGGGCCAGCCGGCGCACACCATCTGCTGCCTGGGCATGGGCCGCACCTTCCAGAACCTGCGCCTGTTCGCCGACCTGTCGGTGCTCGACAACGTCATGCTGGGCCGCCACAGCCGCATGAGCAACGGCTTCCTGTCGTCGCTGGTGGCGTGGCCCACGGCCGGCAGGCAGGAGCGCGAGACGCGTGAACGCGCGCTGCAGCTGCTCGACCTGGTCGGCCTCGGCCACCTGGCGCACTGGCCCGCCGGCAGCCTGCCCTACGGCCTGCAGCGCCGCGTGGAGCTGGCGCGCGCGCTGGCCACCGAGCCGCAACTGCTGCTGCTCGACGAGCCCGCCGCCGGCCTGAACCCGCAGGAGACGGCCGAGCTCGGCGAACTGCTGCTGCGCATCGGCAAATGCGGCGTGTCGATCCTGATGGTGGAGCACCACATGGACCTGGTGATGTCGATCTCCGACCACGTGATCGTGCTCGACTACGGCATCAAGATCGCCGAGGGCAAGCCCGCCGAGGTGCAGGCCAACCCGCGCGTGGTCGAGGCCTACCTGGGCGTGGACGACGAAGAAGAAGAGGCACTGGCCACGGCCATGCCCGCCTGAGCAGAAAGACCGAAACCATCATGCTGAAAATCGAATCGGTGAAGGTCTCGTACGGCGCCATCGAGGCCGTCAAGGGCGTGAGCCTGGAAGTGCGCGCGGGCGAGGTCGTCACCATCATCGGCGCCAACGGCGCCGGCAAGAGCACGCTGCTCAAGAGCATCGTCGGGCTGGAGCCCGTGGCCGAGGGCCGCGTGCTGATCGACGGCAACGACTGCACCCACGTGCCTTCGCACAAGCGCGTGGGCCTGGGCGTGGCGCTGTCGCCCGAAGGCCGGGGCGTTTTCCCCGACCAGACGGTGCGCGAGAACCTGATGCTCGGCGCCTACTCGCGCCGCAACGACAAGGCCTTCGTGGAGAGCGCCATCGAACGCGAGTTCGCGCGCTTCCCGCGGCTGAAGGAGCGCCAGCACCAGCCTTCGGGCACGCTGTCGGGCGGCGAGCAGCAGATGCTGGCCATTGCCCGCGCGCTCATGAGCGAGCCGCGCCTGCTGCTGCTCGACGAGCCCTCGCTGGGGCTCGCGCCGCTCATCATCAAGGACATCTTCGACGCCATCCGCCAGCTGCGCAGTTCGGGCCTGACCATCCTGCTGGTGGAGCAGATGGCCAAGCAGGCGCTGGGCGTGGCCGACCGCGCCTATGTGCTGGAAACCGGCTGCATCACGCTCGAAGGCTCCGGCCGCGAGCTGCTCGACAACCCCAAGGTGAAGTCCGCGTACCTCGGCACGCACTGACGCCACCGCTCACTTCAAAGGACCGCTTCCAATGACCGCCACCACCAAGAAATTCGCCAGCCAGGCCGACCTCGAAGAAAAGAAGGTCTCGTTCACCCGCCTCTCGGAGAACGCCTACGCCTACACCGCCGAAGGCGACCCCAACACCGGCATCTTCATCGGCGACGAGGCCGTGATGGTGGTCGACACCCAGGCCACGCCGGCCATGGCGCAGGACGTGATCCGCCGCATCCGCGAAGTGACGCCGCTGCCCATCAAGTACGTGCTGCTGAGCCACTACCACGCGGTGCGCGTGCTGGGCGCGTCGGCCTACTTCAAGGAAGGCGCCGAGCAGATCATTGCCAGCCGCGACACCTACGACCTGATCGTCGAGCGCGGCGAGCAGGACAAGGCCAGCGAGATCGGCCGCTTTCCGCGCCTGTTCCGCAATGTCGAGAGCGTGCCCGCGGGCCTGACCTGGCCCACCATGACCTTCGACGGCACCATGAGCGTGTGGCTGGGCAAGAAGCTCGAAGTGAAGATCGCGCAAGTCGGCCGCGGCCACACCAAGGGCGACACCATCGCCTACCTGGAAGACCAGAAGATCTGCTTTGCCGGCGACCTGGTCGAATACCAGAGCACCGCCTACGCCGGCGACTGCTACTTCCGCGACTGGCCCACCACGCTCGACCGCCTCGCGGGCTTCGGCTTCGAGAAGCTGGTGCCCGGCCGCGGCGCCGCGCTGGAGAACGCGAGCGACGTGCGCAAGGCCATCGCCTCCACGCGCGCCTTCATCTCCGACGTGTACACGCTGGTCAACAACGGCGTGGCCCAGGGCAAGACGCTGAACGCGATCTACAAGGAAACCGTGGCCGCGCTGCGCCCGACCTACGGCCACTGGGTGATCTTCGACCACTGCATGCCCTTCGACGTGACCCGCGCGTATGACGAAGCCACCGGTCACGTCCACCCGCGCATCTGGACCGCCGAGCGCGACATCGAGATGTGGAACGAACTGGAAGGTTGACCACCCCCAGCCTCGCCCACTTCGTGTGGCTCGGACACCCCCTCGCGGGGGCGCACCCTGCGGCCCGGCAGAGCCGGTTCCGCGGGCGCTCCCGAAAGGCCCACGCTTCGCGGGGCGCGCACTGCTCCTCGAACATCTGAAATGAAACAGTCCACACCGCCACCTGGCGCGACACCCGCCGCCGTGCAGGGCTGGATGCTCCTGGCGATGGTGCTGTGGGGCGTGAACGTGTCCGCCGTGAAGGCGCTCACCACGTCCTTCGAGTCGCTGCCGCTGGCCGCGCTGCGCATGGCGGTGGCGTGCCTGGCGCTGTCGGCCATCGTGCTGTGGCGCCGGGGCGGCGTGCCCGCGCTCGGCGCGCGGCAGCTCGCGGCCATGACGGGGTGCGCGTTCCTCATGGTCTATGCCAACCAGATCCTGTTCGCGCAGGGCCTGCTGCGCTCCACCGCCACCAACGGCGCGCTCATCATGGCGCTGAGCCCGCTGGTTTCGGCGCTGATGGCCGCGCTGGTGTTCCGTGAAAGCCTCACGCCCCGGCGCATGCTGGGCGTGGCGCTGGGCTTCGCGGGGGTGGCGGCCGTGGTGCTGAGCCACCCGGGCGCGGGGCTGTCGCGTGCCGGCATCGGCGACCTGATGCTGGCGCTGGGCGTGGTGAGCTTCGCGATCGGCGGCGTGGGCGTGCAGCGGCTCGCGCGGCAGATCGATCCGCTGTCGATCAGCTGGGTCATCTACATGATCGGCACCGCCATGCTGGTGCTGCACACCCTGCTCGGGCGTTCGCGGCTGGGCACGGCCGAGCTGTTTCCCGGCGCGTGGCCGTGGGCGCTGGTGCTGTTCTCCGGCATTGCCGCCACCGCGGCGGGCAACCTCATCTGGAACCGTGCGATCTCCGTCATCGGCGTGGCGCGCACGGCCGTCTTTCTTTACTGGGTGCCGGTGTTCGGCGTCGCGTTCGCGGCGCTGCTGCTGGGCGAAGCGCTCACGTGGTGGCACCTGCTCGGCTTCGTCGCCGTGATGAGCGGCACCTGGCTGGGTACGCGGCCCGCCGCCACGGCCGTCGCGCCCTGATCCCTGCCATTCATGTCCGACTCTCTTCCCCTGCTGTTCCAGCCTTTGCAACTGCGCGGCCTCACGCTGGCCAACCGCGTCGTCATCTCGCCCATGTGCCAGCACGCCGCCGACCGTGGCCATGCCACGCCGTGGCACATGGTGCACCTGGGCAAGTTCGCGCTCGGCGGTGCGGGGCTGATCCTTACCGAAAGCACCGCGGTCGATCCGCGCGGGCGCATCGGCACGGCCGACCTCGGGCTGTGGAACGACAGCCAGATCGCGCCGCTGAAGGCCGTGGTCGACTTCGTGCATGCGCAGGGCAGTGCCATCGGCGTGCAGCTGGCGCACGCGGGGCGCAAGGCCGGCAGCCAGCCGCTGTGGGAAGGGGGCGCGGCGCTGGATGACGCGCGCATGGCCGCCGACGAGGAACCCTGGGAGCGCCTGGGCCCGAGCGCGCTCGCGGCGGGTCCGGGCTGGTCGGCGCCACGCGCGCTGGACGCGGACGGCGTCGCCTCGGTCGTGCAGCACTTCGTCGATGCGGCGGTGCGCGCGGACAAGGCGGGCTTCGACGTGGTCGAGCTGCACTTCGGGCACGGCTACCTCGTGGCGAGTTTTCTGTCGCCCAACGCCAACCACCGGGGCGACGCGCTCGGCGGCAGCCGCGACAAACGCATGTGGCTGGCGCTGGAAATCGCGCGGCGGGTGCGTGCCGCATGGCCTGCGCACAAGCCGCTGTTCTGCCGCCTGTCGGCGGTGGACGGCACGCTCGACGGCTGGAGCCTGGACGACTCGGTGGTGCTCGCGCGCGAGCTCAAGCGCTGCGGCGTCGACGTGATCGACTGTTCGTCCGGCGGGCTCACGGAAGAGACGCGCGCGCTGCCGGTGCCGCGCGGGCTCGGTTTCCAGGTGCCGTTCTCGGCGCGCATCCGGCGCGAGGCGCAGGTGCCCACCCAAGCCGTCGGCATGATCGTCGACGCGCAGCAGGCCGAGGCCGTGCTCGCCGCCGGCGATGCCGACCTGATCGCGCTGGGCCGCGAGGCGTTGTTCGACCCCTATTGGCCGCACCACGCGGCCGCCGCGCTCGGCGCGGACCCCGGCTACGAACGCTGGCCGGTGCGCCACGGCGTGTGGCTGGCCAAGCGCGCGCCGGGCCTGGCGCGCGCGCGGGCCGAAGCGGCGGCGGCATCCAGCGACAAGAAGACAGGCACGCAATGACCGAACCGACCAGCACCGCTGCAACCACCACCACCAGCCTGCGCATGGGCCTGATCCGCAAGAAGCCCGCGTGGACCGACGAAGCCTTCCGCACCCACTGGCGCGACAGGCACGGCCCGCTGGTGGCGCAGTTGCCCACGCTGCGCGCCTACCGGCAGAACCTGGTCGTCGACCGGCTGCAGCGCGGCATCGATTTCGCGCGCGGACCGTGGGACTTCGACGGCTTCTCGCAACTGCGCTTCGACGAGGCCGCGCAGGCGTCGCAAGCCTTCGGCCACGGCGAACTGGCGGCTGCCATCCGCGCCGACGAAGAGCGCTTTCTGGGCGGCCTGCACATCGTGAGCGTCGCGCAGACCGAAGTGATCGCGCTGCCGCCCGAGCCCCATGGCCTGCTCAAGCGCATCTCGCTGCTGCGCCGGCCGGCTGCGCAATCCGAAGAAGACTTCCGCCGCGAATGGCGGGTTCATGCCGAGCATGTGCGCCGCATGCCGGGCGTGAGCGGCTACCGCCAGAACGTGGTGACCGCGCGCGAGTTCGTGAAGGGCACGCCCTGCGACTACCCGGAGCTGCCCATCGACGGCATCGTCGAGCTGTGGTTCGAGAACACCGACACGCTGAACGCCGCCTTCGCATCGCCCCAGGGTCGGGTGACGATGGCGCATGCGCTCACCTTCCTGGCGGAGATCACGGCCTTCGTGGTGGAAGAGTACCGGGTGGCTTGAGCGCGCGGCGCACGGCGGCGCGCCAGTTAACCCGTTCATGGGATTGACCCGGCCGGTGCCATGGCGACACTGGGCCGACAAAAACTCCAACCCACGGACATGCCCGCTTCGCACGATGGCAGGCAGTGTTCG includes the following:
- a CDS encoding branched-chain amino acid ABC transporter permease: MVVALLQALISGLAVGGAYALVALGFSITFTTTKTLNFSHGEFVSAGAFIGMSALFLVLGKPFDSTTFGDAIPGAGAQLFALVAALGVMGLLGWLLYVLGVRPFAGRPGMAWVMSTLGFGVILQSVGLAIWGPKPVVVPAPVGDTVIRMFGVGVRPQELLTLGVAVVVMFGFDRVMNRTMVGKAMRAVAQNGNVASLMGINTNAMMIGAFVVSSALAGLSGFLLAPIAQASLFMGLTVGLKGFSGAMIGGLSNPRGCVIGGFLLGVLESMVNLWQAQWREVAVFALVILVLAFRPTGLFGRSTVEKV
- a CDS encoding MBL fold metallo-hydrolase, with the protein product MTATTKKFASQADLEEKKVSFTRLSENAYAYTAEGDPNTGIFIGDEAVMVVDTQATPAMAQDVIRRIREVTPLPIKYVLLSHYHAVRVLGASAYFKEGAEQIIASRDTYDLIVERGEQDKASEIGRFPRLFRNVESVPAGLTWPTMTFDGTMSVWLGKKLEVKIAQVGRGHTKGDTIAYLEDQKICFAGDLVEYQSTAYAGDCYFRDWPTTLDRLAGFGFEKLVPGRGAALENASDVRKAIASTRAFISDVYTLVNNGVAQGKTLNAIYKETVAALRPTYGHWVIFDHCMPFDVTRAYDEATGHVHPRIWTAERDIEMWNELEG
- a CDS encoding EthD domain-containing protein; the protein is MTEPTSTAATTTTSLRMGLIRKKPAWTDEAFRTHWRDRHGPLVAQLPTLRAYRQNLVVDRLQRGIDFARGPWDFDGFSQLRFDEAAQASQAFGHGELAAAIRADEERFLGGLHIVSVAQTEVIALPPEPHGLLKRISLLRRPAAQSEEDFRREWRVHAEHVRRMPGVSGYRQNVVTAREFVKGTPCDYPELPIDGIVELWFENTDTLNAAFASPQGRVTMAHALTFLAEITAFVVEEYRVA
- a CDS encoding NADH:flavin oxidoreductase/NADH oxidase gives rise to the protein MSDSLPLLFQPLQLRGLTLANRVVISPMCQHAADRGHATPWHMVHLGKFALGGAGLILTESTAVDPRGRIGTADLGLWNDSQIAPLKAVVDFVHAQGSAIGVQLAHAGRKAGSQPLWEGGAALDDARMAADEEPWERLGPSALAAGPGWSAPRALDADGVASVVQHFVDAAVRADKAGFDVVELHFGHGYLVASFLSPNANHRGDALGGSRDKRMWLALEIARRVRAAWPAHKPLFCRLSAVDGTLDGWSLDDSVVLARELKRCGVDVIDCSSGGLTEETRALPVPRGLGFQVPFSARIRREAQVPTQAVGMIVDAQQAEAVLAAGDADLIALGREALFDPYWPHHAAAALGADPGYERWPVRHGVWLAKRAPGLARARAEAAAASSDKKTGTQ
- a CDS encoding branched-chain amino acid ABC transporter ATP-binding protein/permease, translated to MKRLAHPAGVVAFAAVLIGIVSMSGNDYYLRIAFMMCVYYLCAAGMNVLVGYAGQKSLGQAGLFAAGAYGVALLTSRTDMDPWLALALAAVISGLCGVLIALPSLRVKGPYLAMVTLAFGIVVEKLVGEWTDVFGGAQGIYGIRPLTWKGAPLDTTQWVILGIVLCAALHLLLRNLLGGRFGRALLSLQADEIASSSVGVRVYRAKVMAFVVAAVTCGIAGALVAQQNQYINSDFITFHLSIFILLLVLFGGAGSMYGPLVGAVLLTLTDALLARWPSAQHFLYGFLLLFALYVMPGGVVGLFNKWFMKSRHRGEGAGGKGVPGQIGPGGEGELLVVQGVTKSYGGVKPAQDVSFRLQRGHIHALIGPNGAGKSTMINMLTGVIEPDAGVIRFLGQNIVGQPAHTICCLGMGRTFQNLRLFADLSVLDNVMLGRHSRMSNGFLSSLVAWPTAGRQERETRERALQLLDLVGLGHLAHWPAGSLPYGLQRRVELARALATEPQLLLLDEPAAGLNPQETAELGELLLRIGKCGVSILMVEHHMDLVMSISDHVIVLDYGIKIAEGKPAEVQANPRVVEAYLGVDDEEEEALATAMPA
- a CDS encoding DMT family transporter, whose product is MKQSTPPPGATPAAVQGWMLLAMVLWGVNVSAVKALTTSFESLPLAALRMAVACLALSAIVLWRRGGVPALGARQLAAMTGCAFLMVYANQILFAQGLLRSTATNGALIMALSPLVSALMAALVFRESLTPRRMLGVALGFAGVAAVVLSHPGAGLSRAGIGDLMLALGVVSFAIGGVGVQRLARQIDPLSISWVIYMIGTAMLVLHTLLGRSRLGTAELFPGAWPWALVLFSGIAATAAGNLIWNRAISVIGVARTAVFLYWVPVFGVAFAALLLGEALTWWHLLGFVAVMSGTWLGTRPAATAVAP
- a CDS encoding ABC transporter ATP-binding protein, whose amino-acid sequence is MLKIESVKVSYGAIEAVKGVSLEVRAGEVVTIIGANGAGKSTLLKSIVGLEPVAEGRVLIDGNDCTHVPSHKRVGLGVALSPEGRGVFPDQTVRENLMLGAYSRRNDKAFVESAIEREFARFPRLKERQHQPSGTLSGGEQQMLAIARALMSEPRLLLLDEPSLGLAPLIIKDIFDAIRQLRSSGLTILLVEQMAKQALGVADRAYVLETGCITLEGSGRELLDNPKVKSAYLGTH